A window of Sutcliffiella cohnii contains these coding sequences:
- a CDS encoding XtrA/YqaO family protein: MRLESIEINRSTNRLEIDIMELKGSFAIVICDGKAKITHLPVHGETKIITHQGKVKRVKFDEGEEF; this comes from the coding sequence ATGAGATTAGAAAGCATTGAAATTAACCGTAGTACAAATAGATTAGAAATTGATATAATGGAACTAAAAGGAAGTTTCGCCATTGTAATTTGCGATGGCAAGGCGAAGATAACTCATTTACCGGTGCATGGTGAGACAAAGATAATTACTCACCAGGGGAAGGTCAAGAGGGTCAAGTTTGATGAGGGGGAAGAGTTTTGA
- a CDS encoding aspartyl-phosphate phosphatase Spo0E family protein, with product MKKIYYVRKNMLTLASQFGLGDNRTISCSQKLDKLIIKYQKQRVS from the coding sequence ATGAAAAAAATTTATTACGTAAGAAAGAATATGTTAACCTTAGCATCACAATTCGGTTTGGGTGACAACAGAACCATTTCATGTAGTCAAAAACTTGATAAATTAATAATTAAATATCAGAAGCAAAGAGTGAGCTAG
- a CDS encoding DUF3954 domain-containing protein has product MNGKLTAEIDLTNNKKMYVIKDGRLIEHDLPDYGEISVVVLGGKVDRLETTNKRKI; this is encoded by the coding sequence GTGAACGGAAAATTAACGGCAGAAATAGATCTAACAAATAATAAAAAAATGTATGTGATAAAAGACGGTAGATTAATAGAGCATGACCTTCCTGATTACGGTGAAATATCTGTTGTTGTACTTGGCGGGAAGGTTGATCGTTTAGAAACGACAAACAAGAGAAAGATTTGA
- a CDS encoding CBO0543 family protein, translating into MFEQLQELNKQANRIETEYWVNHDLFSWQWWFIVIINLLFLVLLILFMDKQRIQIITIAFLFSFILVGIVNELGSFYGWWSYPHQFITALKTMNAVDFLTVPVIITLFYQTFGKWKIYLITTTVFFLILSFVGIPIFVYFDFYKLHTWNYFYSFLTLLLVSILVKLFTDFIITKSKSL; encoded by the coding sequence ATGTTTGAACAATTACAAGAGCTTAACAAGCAAGCAAATAGAATTGAAACAGAATACTGGGTAAACCACGATTTATTCTCATGGCAGTGGTGGTTTATAGTAATAATAAATTTGTTATTTTTAGTTTTATTAATACTTTTCATGGATAAGCAAAGAATTCAAATTATCACCATTGCTTTCCTATTCTCATTTATCTTGGTTGGAATAGTAAACGAACTTGGAAGCTTTTATGGATGGTGGAGTTATCCACACCAATTCATCACGGCTCTAAAAACAATGAATGCAGTAGATTTTTTGACTGTACCTGTAATAATTACTTTGTTTTATCAGACATTTGGAAAGTGGAAAATTTATTTGATAACAACAACTGTATTTTTTTTAATTCTATCTTTTGTAGGAATACCGATATTCGTTTATTTTGACTTCTACAAACTCCATACCTGGAATTACTTTTACTCTTTTCTAACTTTACTACTGGTTTCAATACTAGTTAAATTATTTACTGATTTTATAATTACGAAATCAAAATCTCTATAA
- a CDS encoding response regulator — MKKVLIVDDSKFMRKLLKRLVEKGDYQIIAEASNGQEAIEKLQEFSPDITLLDITLPCMSGLEILKKIKEQDPSSKVVICSSLSYESLVDESEGLGANGFIVKPYFDKLLSTLDQISS, encoded by the coding sequence ATGAAAAAAGTTCTTATAGTTGATGACTCCAAATTTATGCGCAAATTACTTAAAAGGCTAGTCGAAAAAGGTGATTATCAAATAATTGCAGAAGCTTCTAACGGCCAGGAAGCTATTGAAAAGCTTCAAGAATTTAGTCCAGATATAACTTTATTGGATATTACTTTACCTTGTATGAGTGGACTAGAAATTCTAAAAAAGATAAAAGAACAAGATCCAAGTTCTAAAGTCGTTATTTGCTCTTCACTAAGCTACGAATCACTTGTTGATGAATCAGAAGGTCTTGGTGCGAATGGTTTTATAGTGAAGCCATATTTTGATAAACTATTATCCACACTCGATCAGATTAGTTCTTAA
- a CDS encoding IDEAL domain-containing protein: MNTEENFILEIGQLQKGDWVELSQISLGYNPKAKGSVGFVSVVKEDENIAKVVFLKHGNGSRIRRVEWVDIENLSKAEPSLEEVDLHVLIDIALDMNDQEWFMELTERLPKELVGW; encoded by the coding sequence ATGAACACGGAAGAAAATTTCATTCTAGAGATAGGTCAACTACAAAAAGGTGACTGGGTAGAACTATCACAGATTAGCCTTGGTTATAATCCAAAGGCTAAAGGGTCAGTAGGATTTGTTTCAGTTGTAAAGGAAGATGAAAATATTGCAAAGGTTGTTTTTCTAAAGCATGGAAATGGATCAAGAATTAGAAGAGTGGAATGGGTTGATATAGAAAACCTCTCCAAAGCAGAACCTTCACTGGAAGAAGTCGATTTACACGTTCTTATCGATATAGCACTTGATATGAACGACCAAGAGTGGTTCATGGAACTAACGGAACGCTTACCAAAGGAGTTGGTTGGCTGGTGA
- a CDS encoding RusA family crossover junction endodeoxyribonuclease, which yields MAIKLSIPIEPMGAVRMTGRGKFVKPNAQRYLAYKSFIQWKAKQQLKEKTLLDGPIAVEIWFKMPIPKSWSKKKQVAALGEYHIKKPDADNLVKGVFDALNKLAWHDDNQVSKVTAIKLYGEVPGIDITVQELKGT from the coding sequence ATGGCTATTAAACTATCAATTCCTATTGAGCCAATGGGAGCCGTAAGAATGACGGGAAGAGGAAAGTTTGTTAAACCCAATGCCCAAAGGTATCTAGCTTACAAAAGCTTTATCCAGTGGAAAGCCAAACAGCAGTTGAAGGAGAAAACACTACTAGATGGTCCAATAGCAGTAGAAATATGGTTTAAGATGCCAATACCGAAAAGTTGGAGCAAGAAGAAGCAGGTTGCAGCATTAGGAGAATATCACATCAAGAAGCCTGATGCAGACAATTTAGTAAAAGGTGTTTTTGATGCACTTAACAAACTAGCCTGGCATGATGACAATCAGGTATCTAAGGTGACAGCTATTAAACTGTATGGTGAAGTTCCTGGTATTGATATTACTGTTCAGGAGTTGAAAGGAACATGA
- a CDS encoding dUTP diphosphatase, whose amino-acid sequence MSLEKMLATQEQLDNRIIAEKGIVWTDEERFRNTLVALDVELSEFANEGRWFKVWSDDQEPRTRVGLKSYYAAQQGLTKNPLLEEYVDAVHFFLSLANQKGWQEYLYLHEEAILELEEKGFDGGINGVYLELKSFIAKMSHDKNEPNFFLTYSKHEFCFRTAWFLFIAIGMIQFGFTFEQIEEAYSAKNKMNHERQDNGY is encoded by the coding sequence ATGAGTCTAGAAAAAATGTTGGCAACACAAGAGCAACTAGATAACCGAATTATAGCCGAAAAAGGAATCGTTTGGACGGATGAAGAGAGATTCCGAAATACATTAGTTGCACTAGATGTTGAGTTAAGTGAATTTGCTAATGAGGGTCGCTGGTTTAAGGTTTGGAGCGATGATCAAGAGCCAAGAACTAGAGTAGGTCTGAAATCTTATTATGCTGCTCAACAAGGATTAACTAAAAATCCCCTTCTTGAAGAGTATGTGGATGCAGTACATTTCTTTCTCTCACTTGCTAATCAGAAAGGTTGGCAAGAATATTTATATCTACATGAAGAGGCAATACTTGAACTCGAGGAAAAGGGATTTGATGGTGGTATTAATGGCGTGTATTTAGAATTAAAGTCCTTCATTGCAAAAATGTCACATGATAAAAACGAACCTAACTTCTTTCTAACATATTCGAAACATGAATTTTGTTTTAGAACAGCATGGTTTCTCTTTATTGCAATCGGGATGATTCAATTTGGCTTTACATTCGAACAGATTGAGGAAGCATACTCCGCCAAAAACAAAATGAATCATGAGAGACAGGACAATGGCTATTAA
- a CDS encoding DUF6011 domain-containing protein — protein MNCPVFNRPLKSQRSIERGIGPVCEKKAKERENEPPEGQLSFVEETVLVIK, from the coding sequence ATGAACTGTCCAGTGTTTAATAGACCACTGAAAAGTCAAAGGAGCATTGAAAGAGGTATTGGTCCTGTTTGTGAAAAGAAAGCTAAGGAACGCGAAAATGAGCCTCCTGAGGGGCAACTATCCTTCGTTGAAGAGACGGTACTAGTTATTAAATAA
- a CDS encoding Fur-regulated basic protein FbpA, which yields MSTLLRQKRQERRDYLVNQLMRYGYFKTPDGKQLYELNLSELEQIHINVKCKFGKEMSGEGK from the coding sequence ATGAGTACATTGCTTAGACAGAAACGACAAGAAAGAAGAGATTATTTAGTTAACCAGCTTATGAGATACGGATACTTTAAAACCCCTGACGGGAAGCAACTCTATGAATTAAATCTATCAGAACTAGAGCAAATTCATATAAACGTTAAATGTAAATTTGGCAAAGAAATGTCGGGGGAGGGAAAATAA
- a CDS encoding ATP-binding protein: MATQSMEEILKRLQLKTSQLQAEESDGLEKAKYDCPKCKDETGYIGYENGVEVWIRCTCISWRRANRLMKTSEITNEFKRLGFQNFDTENKPDVIKDAYECSLMYYQNFESIKKNRNNSIALLGQPGSGKTHLLMAISNNFIQKKHVPVLYFPFVEGFGDLKDDFDALEEKLEKMKKVNVLFIDDLFKPARGKPRATDWQIEQMYAVLNYRYLNHMPILVSSELSVDELCDIDEALGTRIYQMCQDYTVVIKGDRKQLNHRLVGAPS, translated from the coding sequence ATGGCAACCCAAAGCATGGAGGAAATCTTAAAGAGGCTGCAGTTGAAAACGAGTCAATTACAGGCGGAAGAGTCGGATGGATTAGAAAAAGCAAAGTATGACTGCCCTAAATGCAAAGATGAAACAGGTTATATTGGCTACGAAAATGGAGTAGAAGTTTGGATTCGTTGCACTTGCATTAGTTGGAGAAGAGCAAATCGTTTGATGAAAACTAGTGAAATAACAAACGAGTTTAAGAGGCTGGGCTTCCAAAACTTCGATACGGAGAATAAACCAGACGTTATCAAAGATGCTTACGAATGCTCACTTATGTATTATCAGAACTTCGAATCTATCAAGAAAAACCGCAATAATAGCATAGCGTTGTTAGGTCAACCCGGCTCAGGGAAAACTCACTTACTTATGGCTATATCGAACAATTTCATACAGAAAAAACATGTTCCAGTTCTGTATTTTCCTTTCGTTGAAGGGTTTGGTGATTTAAAAGATGACTTCGATGCGCTCGAGGAAAAGCTGGAAAAAATGAAAAAGGTAAATGTTTTATTTATCGATGACCTATTCAAGCCAGCTAGAGGAAAACCAAGAGCTACTGACTGGCAAATTGAACAGATGTATGCCGTTTTAAACTATCGTTACTTGAATCACATGCCAATATTGGTTTCATCTGAACTGTCAGTTGACGAACTATGCGACATTGATGAGGCATTAGGTACACGAATTTATCAAATGTGCCAGGACTACACAGTTGTTATTAAAGGAGATCGTAAACAGCTAAACCATAGATTAGTAGGAGCACCAAGCTAG
- a CDS encoding MBL fold metallo-hydrolase produces MIEITALASSSKGNCYRVTDGHTPLLLECGINYREIQKGFDFNMSEVAGCLITHEHGDHCKSIKEVLKAGIDIYTSSGTVDTLGISHHRIKRVKAMEQFQIGTWSILPFDVQHDVSEPLGFLLANQEGEKLLFATDTYYIKYKFQELTHILVECNYSLEILNQNILDGSVPSVMKKRLLRSHFSLENLKEFLKANDLSKVQEIWLLHLSDSNSDEALFKKEIMELTGKMVYVP; encoded by the coding sequence ATGATAGAAATTACAGCATTAGCTTCTAGTAGTAAGGGGAATTGCTACCGTGTTACAGACGGCCATACGCCCCTTCTTCTAGAATGCGGTATCAACTATCGGGAGATACAAAAGGGCTTTGATTTTAATATGTCAGAGGTTGCAGGGTGCTTAATCACACACGAACATGGTGACCATTGTAAAAGTATTAAAGAGGTTTTAAAGGCTGGAATCGACATTTATACGTCTTCTGGAACAGTAGACACCTTAGGTATTAGTCACCACAGAATTAAGCGTGTGAAGGCAATGGAGCAATTTCAAATCGGTACATGGTCCATACTTCCGTTCGATGTTCAACACGATGTTAGTGAGCCTCTAGGCTTTCTACTAGCTAATCAAGAGGGAGAAAAGCTTTTATTTGCTACAGATACCTATTACATCAAATACAAGTTTCAAGAGCTCACTCACATCCTAGTGGAGTGTAATTACTCCTTGGAAATACTTAATCAAAATATATTGGATGGATCCGTTCCATCTGTAATGAAAAAGCGATTATTACGGTCACATTTCAGTTTAGAAAACTTAAAAGAATTCTTAAAAGCAAATGACCTATCTAAAGTACAAGAAATATGGCTCTTACATCTAAGTGACAGTAACAGCGATGAAGCATTATTTAAAAAAGAAATCATGGAGCTAACAGGGAAGATGGTTTATGTCCCGTGA
- a CDS encoding recombinase RecT: MSNQNQLAIIQKDITDSVNHKLNDLQKEGLVIPPKYNASNALKSAFFKLQETKDKSGRPALEVCTKESIANSLLDMVVQGLSPAKTQCYFVVYGTQLKMERSYFGTQAVLKRLTNVKDIWANVIFEGDVFDYEIDGGREKLLKHETNFLNRDKDILGAYAVVKTNDDEEILTVMTRKEIDIAWGQSKTSQGVHKKFPQEMAKRTVINRAAKAYINTSDDSDLLVDAINRSTENEYENERKEVNPEYEAQKEIEQKANQELIDIKRSEPLRKQPEIIDVTEGNQASTQQRNKETQQEDVVDSKTNGPNW, from the coding sequence GTGAGTAATCAAAATCAACTAGCAATTATTCAAAAAGATATTACAGATAGTGTCAACCATAAGTTGAATGATTTACAAAAAGAGGGATTAGTAATCCCTCCTAAATACAACGCGAGTAATGCACTAAAATCAGCGTTCTTTAAGTTACAGGAAACGAAGGATAAAAGCGGCCGACCCGCATTGGAAGTATGTACAAAAGAGTCTATAGCTAATTCTTTACTCGATATGGTCGTGCAAGGTTTAAGTCCAGCAAAGACGCAATGTTACTTTGTTGTATACGGAACGCAGTTGAAAATGGAACGTTCCTATTTTGGCACACAAGCAGTTCTTAAAAGGCTTACGAACGTTAAAGATATTTGGGCCAATGTCATTTTTGAAGGTGACGTATTCGATTATGAAATTGATGGCGGACGTGAAAAGTTATTGAAGCATGAAACAAACTTTTTAAACAGGGACAAAGATATTCTTGGCGCTTATGCTGTGGTTAAAACAAATGATGATGAAGAAATACTTACTGTAATGACGCGTAAGGAAATCGATATAGCTTGGGGGCAATCAAAGACTAGCCAAGGTGTCCACAAGAAATTTCCACAAGAAATGGCAAAGCGTACGGTAATTAATAGAGCTGCTAAAGCCTATATAAACACATCCGACGATAGTGACTTACTGGTAGATGCTATCAATAGATCGACAGAAAATGAGTACGAAAACGAGCGTAAAGAAGTTAATCCAGAATATGAAGCACAAAAGGAAATTGAGCAAAAAGCAAATCAAGAACTAATAGACATTAAAAGAAGTGAGCCTTTGAGAAAACAGCCTGAAATTATAGATGTCACAGAAGGAAATCAGGCAAGTACTCAGCAACGAAATAAAGAAACGCAACAAGAGGATGTTGTTGATTCAAAAACAAACGGGCCGAATTGGTAA
- a CDS encoding AAA family ATPase, protein MKTIILHRLDLKNFKGVRSFSLEVNGENAKVFGDNATGKTTLFDAFVWLLFDKDSQNKKDFSIKTLVNGEEVHGLEHEVEATFIVNGTKLTLRKVYSEKWTKKRGSAEKQFSGHTTDYFIDGVPSKKKEFTDQVASLVDEEIFKLLTSPMYFNEQLHWQKRRATLLEICGDITEEEVIASNKDLVKLPNILQGRTIENHRKVIAARRAEINKELDKIPVRIDEIEHNLPSVEGLNKQELEVNIEKLNAEIDEKQDLISNIRNGNAISLKQREIQEIELELLQIKQAHEAGSKDDLYKLKAQIQEETSNIYLLESKQSNLRHQKRFNDESIVSIDTKLQKLRDEWFEINNQEFVHNDNCECPTCGQDLPEEQVSATREKALAQFNLNKSKKLEEIDAAGKREKATKEGFQEKNEKLAKDNELIGKQIADKQERLTLLNAQLKELESSVIDIMDNPAYTSKLQEKATKAKELEELRESAQTAIQSVEEEIITLRNKRVTLQGDLAKFSTVNQSQSRMEELMQREKDLATEFEKLEQELYLTEEFIRTKVNLLEEKINSKFKYARFKLFEQQINGGLLETCETLYDGVPYGSGLNNAARINVGLDIINTLSEHFGVSAPIFVDNSEAVTRLIDVDSQVIQLIVSEPDKVLRVEYPKHKEEILWQ, encoded by the coding sequence ATGAAAACAATTATCCTACACCGTTTGGATTTAAAGAATTTTAAAGGCGTAAGGTCATTTTCCCTAGAGGTTAACGGAGAAAACGCAAAAGTATTTGGTGATAACGCAACTGGAAAGACAACTTTATTCGATGCTTTTGTTTGGTTGCTTTTTGATAAAGATAGTCAAAACAAAAAGGACTTCTCTATTAAAACATTAGTGAACGGGGAAGAAGTACATGGGCTTGAACACGAAGTAGAAGCGACTTTTATAGTAAACGGTACAAAATTAACGCTTCGCAAAGTGTACTCGGAAAAATGGACTAAAAAGCGCGGGAGTGCAGAAAAACAATTCTCCGGTCACACGACAGATTATTTTATAGATGGTGTTCCATCAAAGAAAAAAGAATTTACTGATCAAGTAGCCTCGCTTGTTGATGAAGAGATTTTCAAACTACTAACTAGTCCAATGTACTTTAACGAACAGCTGCACTGGCAGAAGCGTAGAGCGACATTGTTAGAGATATGCGGTGACATTACCGAAGAAGAAGTGATTGCATCGAATAAGGACCTTGTTAAGTTACCTAATATTCTGCAAGGTCGGACAATCGAAAATCATCGAAAAGTTATAGCGGCTCGACGTGCTGAAATTAATAAAGAACTAGATAAAATTCCAGTTCGGATTGATGAAATAGAGCATAATTTGCCAAGTGTTGAAGGTTTAAATAAACAAGAGTTAGAGGTTAACATAGAAAAATTAAATGCTGAAATTGATGAGAAACAGGACTTAATTAGTAACATCCGTAATGGAAATGCTATTTCGTTAAAACAACGTGAAATTCAGGAGATTGAGTTGGAATTGCTACAAATTAAACAAGCACACGAAGCCGGTTCGAAAGACGATTTGTACAAGTTGAAAGCTCAAATACAGGAAGAGACTTCTAATATTTATTTACTAGAATCTAAACAATCGAACTTAAGGCACCAGAAGCGATTTAACGATGAGAGTATTGTTTCTATAGATACTAAACTTCAAAAGTTACGTGATGAATGGTTTGAAATAAATAACCAGGAGTTTGTGCACAACGATAATTGCGAATGTCCAACTTGTGGTCAAGATCTTCCGGAGGAACAAGTATCAGCTACCAGAGAGAAAGCATTAGCTCAGTTCAATTTAAACAAGAGTAAAAAGCTTGAAGAAATCGATGCAGCTGGTAAACGGGAAAAGGCTACAAAGGAAGGATTCCAAGAAAAAAATGAAAAACTAGCGAAAGATAACGAACTTATTGGAAAGCAGATTGCTGACAAACAGGAACGTCTAACACTGTTAAACGCTCAACTGAAAGAGTTAGAAAGTTCGGTTATAGATATCATGGACAACCCTGCTTATACATCCAAGCTCCAAGAGAAAGCAACTAAAGCAAAGGAATTGGAAGAACTTCGTGAATCTGCTCAAACAGCAATCCAAAGTGTAGAAGAAGAAATCATTACACTTCGGAATAAAAGAGTGACCTTACAAGGAGACTTAGCTAAGTTTTCAACTGTAAATCAATCACAAAGCCGAATGGAAGAATTAATGCAACGAGAAAAGGACTTAGCAACTGAATTTGAAAAATTAGAACAAGAACTTTACCTAACAGAAGAGTTCATTCGTACTAAAGTGAATTTGCTCGAGGAGAAAATCAACTCTAAATTCAAATATGCACGCTTTAAGCTATTCGAACAACAAATTAATGGTGGTCTATTAGAAACGTGTGAAACGTTATACGACGGTGTTCCTTATGGTAGTGGCCTAAACAACGCTGCACGTATAAACGTAGGGCTAGACATTATAAATACCCTATCAGAACATTTCGGTGTATCTGCTCCTATATTTGTAGACAACAGTGAGGCTGTAACGAGATTGATAGATGTAGATTCGCAAGTAATTCAGTTGATAGTGTCGGAGCCAGATAAAGTTCTTCGAGTAGAGTATCCGAAACACAAGGAGGAAATTTTGTGGCAATAG
- a CDS encoding YqaH family protein — protein sequence MGLNKNDFLEKDVQQALSEYRAAWSCISRIEEKIATGDLKEVKLTCVDLINSVREIEKLNSRKEHHDRLCETVEEFAKRGIDLSIVNRVVS from the coding sequence ATGGGGCTAAACAAAAATGATTTTTTAGAAAAAGATGTTCAGCAAGCTTTATCAGAATATAGAGCTGCTTGGTCTTGTATCAGTCGTATTGAGGAAAAAATAGCAACTGGAGATTTGAAGGAAGTAAAACTTACTTGTGTTGATTTAATAAATTCCGTTCGAGAAATCGAAAAGTTAAATAGCAGAAAAGAACATCATGATCGATTATGTGAAACGGTAGAAGAGTTCGCTAAGCGAGGAATAGATTTATCCATAGTTAATAGAGTTGTTTCATAA
- a CDS encoding helix-turn-helix domain-containing protein — protein MTFGKILRQVRIKAGLSQEELAEKIYLSRSAVSRLENDKLELKLADAIRWFQVTRAPEAVAAMLCGVDVNALAQALTMLVGGMIIWG, from the coding sequence ATGACATTCGGAAAAATCCTCCGCCAAGTTAGGATTAAAGCGGGATTAAGTCAAGAGGAATTGGCCGAGAAGATATATCTATCTCGAAGCGCAGTGTCAAGGCTAGAAAATGACAAACTTGAATTGAAATTAGCTGATGCGATTAGGTGGTTTCAGGTAACACGGGCACCGGAGGCAGTTGCAGCAATGTTGTGTGGAGTGGATGTAAATGCATTAGCTCAAGCTTTAACTATGTTGGTAGGAGGAATGATTATATGGGGCTAA
- a CDS encoding Rha family transcriptional regulator produces the protein MNQLVFVTNNQLVTDSLMVAGVFGKEHKHVKRDIENQISKLIEADEIEFIKSNFGRINYQDSRGRNQEKINLTEEAFTLVAMSYVTPEAMKMKVRFINEFKRMREHIENNKVVPLSKDQALVTVLRTTADLVEGHESIVKEQNELRKLITDVNYKVEEQITLDHGEQRRLQKGIATKVYELCDDPQNRPQLFRELHREIKDRFGVASYKDLKRKELQTALRYIENWIPRKVS, from the coding sequence ATGAACCAATTAGTTTTTGTAACAAATAACCAACTTGTAACAGATAGCCTTATGGTTGCAGGTGTTTTTGGAAAAGAACATAAACACGTAAAACGTGATATTGAAAATCAAATTTCTAAATTAATTGAAGCTGACGAGATTGAATTTATTAAGTCCAACTTTGGGCGTATTAATTATCAAGATTCTAGAGGAAGAAACCAAGAAAAAATCAACCTAACAGAAGAAGCTTTCACTTTGGTAGCAATGTCGTATGTAACTCCGGAAGCTATGAAAATGAAAGTTAGGTTTATCAATGAATTCAAAAGAATGCGTGAGCATATCGAAAACAATAAGGTTGTCCCATTATCAAAAGACCAAGCGCTTGTAACTGTATTAAGGACTACTGCAGACCTTGTTGAGGGTCATGAGTCCATTGTCAAAGAACAGAATGAACTACGAAAGCTAATCACGGATGTCAATTACAAAGTAGAAGAACAAATTACTTTAGATCACGGTGAACAACGTCGCCTGCAGAAGGGTATTGCGACAAAGGTTTACGAGCTGTGCGACGATCCACAAAATAGACCACAGCTATTTCGCGAATTACACCGTGAAATAAAAGACAGATTTGGTGTTGCCAGTTATAAAGATTTAAAACGAAAGGAACTCCAGACTGCATTGAGATACATAGAAAACTGGATTCCAAGAAAAGTGTCCTAG
- a CDS encoding helix-turn-helix domain-containing protein, producing the protein MPKKTLNVQDVAEYLGVHSDTIYTMVRQKQIPHFRVRRRILFSIEAIDAWIRDQEQKVLEEAI; encoded by the coding sequence ATGCCTAAGAAAACGCTAAACGTTCAGGATGTTGCAGAATATTTAGGTGTTCACTCTGACACTATTTACACCATGGTTAGACAAAAACAAATTCCACACTTTCGTGTAAGGAGACGAATCCTATTCTCTATTGAAGCAATAGATGCTTGGATTAGGGACCAAGAACAAAAAGTACTGGAGGAAGCAATTTGA
- a CDS encoding helix-turn-helix transcriptional regulator, which translates to MTLKKLREVRISQGKSQTFMAKKLGYKYASGYANIEMGRTKPSLEKAKEISEILGVEVNELFFDKKLHISSKNTNTA; encoded by the coding sequence ATGACTTTAAAAAAACTTAGAGAAGTTCGTATTTCTCAAGGGAAATCACAAACATTTATGGCAAAAAAACTCGGCTATAAGTATGCAAGTGGATACGCTAATATTGAAATGGGGCGTACAAAGCCGAGTTTAGAAAAAGCTAAAGAAATATCAGAAATTTTAGGCGTTGAAGTAAATGAGCTTTTTTTTGACAAAAAGTTACACATATCGAGTAAAAATACAAATACAGCTTAA
- a CDS encoding helix-turn-helix domain-containing protein, with the protein MYDRTPKILEKLREDKGWSKTEVARRLGMKTVSTYANWEYGLRTPDKEMLARIADLYETSTDYLLGRTDVIKEETATYKTSNEQLLTPEDLKVLEEIKKHPVLFHDLANAPEKKIKQLIKMWEFIKKDLEEDDDHDDIIED; encoded by the coding sequence ATGTACGATAGAACACCCAAAATATTAGAAAAATTAAGAGAAGATAAAGGATGGTCTAAAACTGAAGTTGCTAGGCGTTTAGGTATGAAAACTGTATCGACATATGCAAATTGGGAATACGGACTAAGAACTCCTGATAAAGAAATGTTAGCTAGGATTGCAGACTTATATGAGACAAGTACTGACTACTTACTTGGTAGGACAGACGTAATTAAAGAAGAAACGGCTACATATAAAACATCTAATGAACAATTATTAACTCCTGAGGACCTAAAAGTCCTCGAAGAAATAAAAAAACATCCAGTCCTATTTCATGATTTAGCCAACGCACCTGAGAAAAAAATTAAGCAACTTATTAAGATGTGGGAATTCATCAAGAAGGACCTTGAAGAAGATGATGATCACGACGATATTATTGAAGATTAA